In one Vidua chalybeata isolate OUT-0048 chromosome 4, bVidCha1 merged haplotype, whole genome shotgun sequence genomic region, the following are encoded:
- the LOC128787041 gene encoding inositol 1,4,5-trisphosphate receptor-interacting protein-like 1, protein MAAATTFFVAVLTILLKQTQDLRTNMITIQQMQQRKKFLQQEMMQLLQEIGWIRSPQEAPLLSGLQLCLFWAAAVAMLVEVCWLAWQMKFRTCTCYEQDTSGSEEEDDEEEKTRKGQRHSVRLFSVPNVMSMQGLSDMCRDVKKMVHDILRVCRVLSKDTFMPEMHPATGKNGIHESWSIFEDRILYQLLVFLQPPSRHSFKLELYSGIHLPERCSNIRVVLECTCLRKMENVPCFVHPSKTNETGQHSPLLQNLCTGSYLDVEEIACWVQNSVQTAWEHLPQWQDWQLTVLPSSHSCRLLLSGPSDMQLCAVLVFAVEQGSPGTFLILQ, encoded by the coding sequence ATGGCTGCAGCAACCACGTTCTTTGTGGCTGTGCTGACCATCCTGCTCAAGCAGACACAAGACCTACGGACCAATATGATCACAATCCAGCAGATGCAGCAGCGTAAGAAGtttctgcagcaggagatgatgcagctgctgcaggagattGGGTGGATCAGGTCTCCACAAGAAGCCCCACTCCTCTCTGGGTTGCAGCTCTGTCTCTTCTGGGCTGCTGCAGTAGCCATGCTCGTGGAGGTCTGCTGGCTGGCCTGGCAAATGAAGTTTAGAACTTGTACCTGCTATGAGCAGGACACCTCTGGCAGCgaggaggaagatgatgaaGAGGAGAAAACCCGCAAGGGACAACGCCACAGTGTGAGGTTGTTTTCTGTCCCCAACGTAATGTCAATGCAGGGGCTGTCTGACATGTGCAGGGACGTGAAGAAAATGGTGCATGACATCCTCCGTGTCTGCCGAGTGCTTTCCAAGGACACTTTCATGCCGGAGATGCACCCGGCGACCGGGAAGAACGGCATCCATGAATCCTGGAGTATCTTTGAGGACCGAATCTTGTACCAGCTGCTTGTGTTCCTGCAGCCACCCTCCAGGCACTCTTTCAAGCTGGAGCTCTACAGTGGGATACATCTGCCAGAGAGGTGCTCCAACATCCGTGTGGTGCTGGAGTGCACCTGCTTGAGGAAAATGGAGAATGTTCCGTGTTTTGTCCACCCCTCCAAGACCAATGAGACAGGCCAGCACTCACCCCTGCTGCAGAACCTCTGCACAGGCTCCTACTTAGACGTGGAGGAAATCGCCTGCTGGGTGCAGAACTCGGTGCAGACAGCCTGGGAGCATCTGCCCCAGTGGCAGGACTGGCAGCTCACggtgctgcccagctcccactCCTGCCGGCTGCTGCTGAGCGGCCCCTCCGAcatgcagctctgtgctgtgctggtgtttgccgtggagcagggcagcccaggCACCTTCCTGATCCTTCAGTGA